One part of the Saprospiraceae bacterium genome encodes these proteins:
- a CDS encoding DUF3494 domain-containing protein, producing MKVKSLLVLTSLFICLYTNVALTQVIELGSATSYSVFSAAGAFSNDGASHITGDIGTNVGAFAGFPPGTVVGQINVANSASASAATDVANAYAALSGKTCGMVLGTTMGSGQILTPNIYCLGAASTLNGTLTLNGQGNANSVFIFKIDGALATGSAANIVLTNSANLCNVYWQISGAFELGTNSSFQGTVLAGGAITLNVGSSLSGRALTTAGAINLHTTNVSGISPPNASISASGSTMLCEGASVTLTATSANSYSWSNGAITRSITVSTAGSYSVTVSDACGTATSTPTMVTIGSNPTASISTGGPVTFCQGGSVTLTASGGGTYLWSTGATTTSILVNEGGNYTVTATNASGCTGTSAGTAVTVNANPGATISASGSTTVCQGENVVLTASVGSAYLWSTGATSQSITAASSGNYSVTVTNASGCSTASGSTPVTVNPLTIPVITANGPTTFCPGGSVILTSSIPSGILWSNGATTQNIEVTSAGSYTVTDQSTCGSTSATTMISVSAGAIPTISAGGPLTFCTGGSVILTSSPADGYLWSTGATTQSITVSTAGNYSVTTTGTCSGTSLPTGVSVMAVSVPTISASGPTSICTGGNVILTSSLASSYLWNTGATTQSITVTAAGNYSVTNTGTCGGTSAATMVNLITPLIPTISANGPLTFCPGGSVMLTSSVASGILWSNGATTQSITITTPGTYSVTTTGNCGGTSETTTVIISAGAIPTISVDGPLTFCTGGSIILTSSPADGYLWNTGATTQSITVTSTGSYTVTTSGICAGTSVPIAINVINISAPTISANGPTTFCTGGSVILTSSVSSGNLWSNGATTKSITVNEDGDYSVSTTGECTVTSTSIHITVSDSANPTVSPSGPISFCLGDSVILTSSISSGYLWSSGATTQSITVKAAGSYSVTTSGICAGTSSTTAVAILPATNPTITASGPLTFCQGDSIELTSSDGISFLWSTGETTQSVTVKAAGSYSVTTSGACGGISQATIVVVNASAIPTITASGPLSFCLGDSVTLTSSTASHYTWSTGDTTQIITIKVAGNYTVTTPGLCAGVSMPAIVSLNSFLAPTITASGPLNLCIGDSVKLTASLATGYLWSTSDTTRTITVRDSGIYSVFIPGACSDTSLPVKVSLNSTNSIATISADGPTTFCVGERVILTASKGSQYFWSFGAKSQSVIIRNNGTYWVTITNECGTKTSASIKTVVNPIPDCTIIATSPLCEVVGTRLCATGDDASYLWSNGDTTQCITLVQAGTYSVIVTNPSGCSSTCSKTIIPSQFPDCTITGDTAICFMQTIILSAPVGDFTYLWNNGATTQNLAIWDAGIYTVVVTNPYGCVSTCSKKITVSSQSCMIAGKLNICGTETTELKGPMDATSYLWSNGSTSGWITVTVPGTYSLTATNAYGCENHCSVIVTSQGCIDCLPGYSNFTSNPTALAQPNLRSRNLSTIPNNEENLALSAGNLTVQAYPNPFVNSTIIHFSSPVRQHVIVEIYNLRGQKVASLFDGTISRNEQRQVQFDASNLADGVYFYRMTEGKYSISKKLILSKK from the coding sequence ATGAAAGTCAAATCTTTATTAGTCCTAACCAGCCTATTTATTTGCCTTTATACTAATGTTGCACTTACACAAGTCATTGAGCTAGGTTCCGCTACTAGCTACAGCGTTTTTAGCGCAGCAGGAGCCTTTTCTAATGATGGCGCATCTCACATCACCGGAGATATCGGTACGAATGTTGGAGCATTCGCCGGATTCCCTCCAGGCACAGTAGTAGGACAAATAAATGTAGCAAATAGTGCCTCAGCCTCCGCTGCAACCGATGTGGCTAATGCTTATGCTGCTTTAAGTGGAAAGACTTGTGGCATGGTCCTGGGGACTACGATGGGTAGCGGACAAATATTGACCCCAAACATTTATTGCCTGGGTGCTGCCTCTACCTTAAATGGAACCTTGACCCTCAATGGTCAGGGTAATGCCAATTCCGTTTTTATTTTCAAGATTGACGGAGCACTTGCGACCGGCTCAGCAGCTAACATTGTATTGACCAATTCAGCTAATCTATGTAATGTATATTGGCAAATCAGCGGAGCTTTTGAATTAGGGACTAATTCCAGCTTTCAAGGGACTGTTCTGGCCGGTGGAGCGATTACTTTAAACGTAGGTTCTTCATTAAGCGGTCGTGCTCTCACTACAGCTGGTGCGATAAATTTGCACACAACCAATGTCTCCGGCATTTCTCCACCTAACGCTTCTATTAGTGCGAGCGGTTCTACCATGCTTTGCGAGGGTGCGAGCGTTACATTGACTGCTACTTCAGCAAATAGCTATAGTTGGTCAAATGGCGCAATAACTAGAAGTATTACCGTTAGTACTGCCGGTAGCTATTCTGTTACTGTCTCCGATGCCTGCGGCACAGCAACTTCAACGCCCACTATGGTAACTATTGGTTCTAACCCTACTGCATCGATATCCACAGGTGGCCCTGTTACATTCTGCCAGGGAGGGAGCGTCACCCTTACTGCCTCAGGTGGTGGTACTTATTTGTGGAGTACTGGTGCGACGACTACCTCCATCTTGGTGAATGAAGGAGGCAATTATACAGTCACAGCGACCAATGCCTCCGGGTGTACAGGTACCTCCGCAGGAACAGCAGTGACTGTCAATGCGAATCCAGGTGCTACCATATCAGCAAGTGGTTCAACTACGGTCTGCCAGGGAGAAAATGTTGTGCTTACTGCCTCCGTAGGATCAGCTTACCTATGGAGCACAGGCGCAACTTCGCAAAGCATCACGGCAGCTAGTAGTGGCAATTATAGTGTTACTGTGACCAATGCTAGTGGTTGCAGCACTGCCTCCGGTTCAACTCCTGTAACCGTAAATCCATTAACTATACCTGTAATCACAGCAAATGGCCCAACCACCTTCTGTCCAGGAGGAAGTGTGATACTGACTTCATCAATCCCCAGCGGCATTCTATGGAGTAACGGCGCTACCACTCAAAATATAGAGGTTACCTCAGCAGGAAGCTATACAGTAACCGATCAAAGCACTTGCGGAAGCACTTCTGCTACAACGATGATCTCGGTCAGCGCTGGCGCTATTCCGACGATATCAGCAGGTGGACCACTTACATTTTGCACTGGAGGTAGTGTCATCCTTACATCCTCACCTGCTGATGGATATCTATGGAGTACTGGTGCTACCACTCAATCCATCACCGTCTCTACAGCAGGCAATTATAGTGTAACTACGACGGGTACTTGCTCAGGTACTTCTCTTCCTACGGGAGTAAGTGTTATGGCAGTGTCTGTGCCTACAATCTCAGCGAGTGGTCCGACCTCAATTTGCACCGGGGGAAATGTCATTCTGACTTCATCTCTCGCCAGCAGTTACCTATGGAATACGGGCGCTACAACGCAAAGTATTACAGTTACTGCCGCTGGCAATTATAGCGTAACCAATACCGGGACTTGTGGTGGCACCTCAGCTGCAACTATGGTAAACCTTATTACCCCCCTAATTCCAACTATATCAGCAAATGGCCCACTCACATTCTGTCCGGGAGGAAGCGTGATGCTGACTTCATCCGTCGCTAGTGGAATACTGTGGAGTAACGGCGCTACGACACAGAGTATTACCATCACCACACCTGGCACCTATTCGGTAACCACAACAGGGAACTGCGGTGGGACCTCGGAGACAACAACGGTAATCATCAGCGCCGGAGCCATCCCTACGATATCGGTAGATGGCCCACTCACATTTTGCACAGGAGGTAGCATCATACTTACATCTTCTCCAGCTGATGGATATCTTTGGAATACAGGTGCGACTACGCAAAGTATTACGGTCACTTCTACCGGCAGCTATACTGTAACCACCTCGGGCATATGTGCAGGGACTTCAGTTCCGATTGCAATAAATGTTATAAATATTTCAGCTCCAACAATCTCCGCGAACGGTCCAACCACGTTTTGTACAGGAGGTAGTGTAATACTGACATCATCTGTAAGCAGTGGTAATCTGTGGAGTAATGGGGCCACGACCAAAAGTATTACAGTCAACGAAGACGGCGACTACAGCGTAAGTACTACTGGAGAATGCACTGTCACCTCAACTTCGATCCATATTACAGTAAGTGATTCTGCCAATCCAACCGTCTCGCCCAGTGGTCCAATATCATTTTGCCTCGGTGATAGCGTCATTCTTACTTCATCGATATCCAGCGGCTATTTATGGAGTTCTGGTGCCACGACACAAAGTATCACGGTAAAAGCAGCAGGGAGTTATAGTGTCACTACATCAGGAATTTGCGCAGGCACTTCATCAACGACCGCAGTAGCAATACTACCAGCTACTAATCCAACCATCACGGCGAGTGGCCCACTAACATTCTGTCAAGGTGATAGTATCGAGCTTACTTCTTCTGACGGCATCAGCTTCTTATGGAGTACAGGAGAAACCACTCAAAGTGTCACAGTAAAAGCTGCAGGAAGTTATAGCGTCACTACATCCGGCGCTTGTGGAGGAATATCCCAAGCCACTATAGTCGTTGTAAATGCTTCGGCTATTCCCACCATTACTGCAAGTGGCCCACTATCCTTCTGTTTGGGAGATAGTGTGACCTTGACTTCATCAACAGCTAGTCACTATACCTGGAGTACTGGAGATACTACACAAATTATTACTATAAAAGTTGCTGGAAACTATACAGTAACCACGCCGGGATTATGTGCCGGGGTATCTATGCCAGCTATAGTGTCACTTAATAGTTTCCTTGCACCCACCATTACGGCAAGTGGTCCATTAAACCTATGTATTGGTGATAGCGTAAAACTTACTGCTTCCCTGGCAACAGGATACTTGTGGAGCACATCCGATACGACCCGAACGATCACTGTCAGGGACAGCGGCATCTATTCAGTATTTATACCAGGTGCTTGTAGTGATACTTCTTTACCTGTCAAAGTTTCTTTAAATTCCACCAATAGCATCGCCACTATTTCTGCGGATGGCCCCACTACATTTTGCGTGGGAGAAAGGGTCATTCTAACTGCATCAAAAGGCAGTCAGTATTTTTGGAGTTTCGGAGCCAAATCACAAAGTGTGATCATCAGAAATAATGGTACTTATTGGGTGACTATCACCAATGAATGTGGTACAAAAACTTCGGCCAGCATCAAAACCGTGGTCAATCCAATTCCTGACTGCACTATTATAGCTACTTCACCTCTTTGCGAAGTAGTTGGTACCCGACTGTGTGCCACCGGAGACGATGCATCCTATTTGTGGAGTAATGGTGATACCACACAATGTATTACATTAGTCCAGGCTGGAACTTATTCAGTCATAGTCACCAATCCAAGTGGTTGTAGCAGTACCTGCTCGAAAACAATTATACCCAGCCAGTTTCCAGATTGCACCATAACCGGCGACACTGCCATTTGTTTTATGCAAACCATTATACTTTCTGCACCAGTCGGAGATTTTACCTATCTGTGGAATAATGGAGCGACCACTCAAAATCTAGCCATATGGGATGCAGGGATCTATACAGTAGTGGTGACAAACCCTTATGGATGTGTCAGCACCTGTTCGAAAAAGATTACAGTATCATCTCAGTCTTGTATGATAGCAGGAAAATTAAATATTTGCGGAACTGAAACTACAGAACTCAAGGGACCCATGGATGCAACATCTTATCTGTGGAGTAATGGATCTACCTCAGGATGGATCACCGTAACTGTACCAGGGACCTATTCCTTAACAGCAACGAATGCCTATGGCTGTGAAAATCATTGCTCTGTAATAGTTACTTCTCAGGGATGTATAGATTGTTTGCCGGGTTATAGCAATTTTACATCTAACCCCACTGCTTTAGCACAACCAAATTTAAGGAGCAGAAATTTGTCAACGATTCCAAATAACGAAGAGAACCTGGCATTAAGTGCAGGAAACTTAACAGTTCAGGCTTACCCTAATCCATTTGTCAATTCCACGATTATTCATTTTAGTAGTCCTGTTCGTCAACACGTAATTGTAGAAATTTATAATCTGCGAGGACAGAAAGTAGCTTCACTTTTTGATGGGACCATTTCACGAAATGAGCAGCGCCAGGTTCAATTTGATGCTTCTAATCTCGCTGACGGGGTTTACTTTTATCGTATGACTGAAGGAAAATATTCTATTAGCAAAAAATTAATTTTGTCAAAAAAGTAA
- a CDS encoding TetR/AcrR family transcriptional regulator: MNVKHNREEVIKKGLKLFCIDGYSAVGVDAICKTTGMTKGAFYNAFGSKEHFLLTCLAYYADQNCIRIGKKLIAAGAKSPLQRLEKFYIDMLQVQSDIQYMGCMVNNMMSELGSSNELVGKATNQYFEHFLDALEPTIKEAQLAGELTSAIESRQIANLLHATFYGILTRIKSSHDREQSILTMRLIIQTLKNK, from the coding sequence ATGAATGTCAAACACAACAGAGAAGAAGTCATCAAAAAGGGGCTGAAACTATTTTGTATCGATGGGTATAGTGCGGTCGGTGTGGATGCCATCTGCAAGACGACAGGCATGACCAAAGGCGCTTTTTACAATGCTTTTGGTAGTAAAGAACATTTTTTATTGACTTGTCTTGCCTATTATGCGGATCAAAACTGTATACGTATTGGCAAGAAATTAATAGCAGCGGGTGCCAAAAGCCCACTGCAACGACTAGAGAAGTTTTATATAGATATGTTACAGGTCCAGTCTGATATTCAATACATGGGTTGTATGGTGAATAATATGATGTCAGAATTGGGGAGTTCCAATGAGTTAGTGGGTAAAGCGACCAATCAGTATTTCGAGCATTTTTTGGATGCATTGGAACCCACCATAAAAGAAGCTCAACTTGCAGGCGAATTGACTTCGGCGATAGAAAGCAGGCAAATAGCTAATTTATTACATGCTACTTTTTATGGCATTCTCACCCGAATCAAAAGCTCGCATGACAGAGAGCAGAGCATTCTTACGATGCGGTTAATCATTCAAACTTTAAAAAATAAATAA
- a CDS encoding SRPBCC family protein, with amino-acid sequence MSKVTNIKRKIEINLPSTQVWKTLSDFGNICHGHPAVSKSYITSTQKQGVGATRHCDFTMMGATGEERVVDWNEGKNVKVSVYELHKMPGIATMDLDLSIEEKGSHTMLSGEMVYTMKNGFFDLVNSLMMKNMNAKLLDGIVAGHKKYIETGEIVNEKTKLDLSAVIK; translated from the coding sequence GTGAGTAAAGTAACTAACATTAAAAGAAAAATCGAGATCAATCTACCTTCAACTCAGGTGTGGAAGACATTATCAGATTTTGGAAATATTTGTCACGGTCATCCTGCTGTGAGCAAATCTTATATCACCTCCACCCAAAAGCAAGGTGTGGGTGCTACCCGGCATTGTGACTTTACGATGATGGGCGCCACAGGCGAAGAAAGAGTAGTCGATTGGAACGAAGGTAAAAATGTAAAGGTCTCTGTATATGAATTGCACAAAATGCCTGGTATCGCGACGATGGATTTGGATCTTTCCATTGAAGAAAAAGGATCTCATACCATGCTCTCAGGCGAAATGGTCTACACGATGAAAAACGGTTTTTTTGACCTGGTCAATAGCTTAATGATGAAAAATATGAATGCCAAGCTTTTGGATGGCATTGTGGCCGGGCATAAAAAATATATAGAAACCGGTGAAATCGTCAATGAAAAAACGAAACTGGATCTAAGTGCAGTCATCAAATAA
- a CDS encoding DUF1330 domain-containing protein, whose protein sequence is MSEKKTFLIVNAIPNMEDMPSFQSYLTQIVQLFNQYGGTNMQRFKTIEQVMGKGGIKAIAVFEFPNPQAIKDMILGEEFNALNDLRIKAYKQEVDLMICETL, encoded by the coding sequence ATGTCTGAGAAAAAGACTTTTTTAATCGTCAATGCCATCCCCAATATGGAAGATATGCCTAGCTTTCAATCTTATCTGACTCAAATCGTGCAGCTATTCAATCAATATGGTGGCACCAATATGCAGCGGTTCAAAACCATAGAACAAGTGATGGGGAAAGGTGGAATAAAAGCGATAGCCGTTTTCGAATTTCCAAATCCTCAAGCAATAAAAGATATGATACTGGGAGAGGAGTTTAATGCACTAAATGACTTGAGGATAAAAGCATACAAACAGGAAGTAGATCTGATGATTTGTGAAACTTTGTAA
- a CDS encoding SDR family oxidoreductase has protein sequence MDYQEGQFYQQIALVSGGSSGLGWSITKSLLQEGARVIILDIHQNRSLDTANPTMLEYLMVDVTQEDQVSAAIDSMVLKHGHIDILINCAGITGKTNIKSHETETDNIRTVFDINFMGCYFTSKHVLPIMLKHHYGRILHIASIAGKEGNAGMLAYSASKAAVIGMTKVQGKEYAESGITINALAPAVIQTPLVDAMPAEQVKYMTDKIPMKRCGTLEEIADMALFVVSPKNSFTTGFTFDMSGGRATY, from the coding sequence ATGGATTATCAGGAAGGTCAGTTTTATCAGCAAATAGCCCTCGTCTCTGGTGGTTCCTCGGGGTTGGGTTGGTCAATCACAAAATCTTTGCTGCAGGAAGGTGCCAGGGTGATTATCCTGGACATACATCAAAATAGGTCTCTTGATACAGCCAACCCTACCATGCTTGAATATCTCATGGTAGATGTAACTCAGGAAGATCAGGTGTCTGCAGCCATTGACTCTATGGTCCTCAAACATGGCCATATTGACATTTTAATCAATTGTGCAGGCATAACCGGCAAGACCAATATCAAAAGCCATGAAACGGAGACTGACAATATCAGGACGGTCTTTGACATCAACTTTATGGGTTGTTACTTTACTTCCAAACATGTCTTACCCATAATGCTGAAACACCACTATGGAAGGATTCTCCACATTGCAAGTATCGCAGGCAAAGAAGGCAATGCCGGTATGCTGGCCTATTCTGCCTCCAAAGCAGCCGTGATAGGCATGACCAAAGTCCAGGGTAAAGAATATGCCGAATCAGGCATCACCATCAATGCCCTCGCCCCGGCTGTTATCCAGACCCCTTTAGTAGACGCCATGCCAGCCGAACAGGTGAAGTATATGACCGATAAGATACCGATGAAACGATGTGGTACCCTGGAAGAAATCGCTGATATGGCATTATTTGTAGTTTCTCCTAAAAATAGTTTCACCACTGGTTTTACTTTTGACATGTCCGGTGGACGAGCCACCTATTAA
- a CDS encoding 3-hydroxyacyl-CoA dehydrogenase family protein, with product MEKALIDIDKIVVGVVGIGLMGSSICTCMLIAGHPVIGLAPIPVDLEAVKLRICNDLDEARREGIITQPTQYYLDHLLLTENYEDLAPCSLVVECTLEDLNIKSGVYQKIEAVIAEDAILTSNTSAIPITLLQQSVKHPGRFFGLHWTIPAFTSRFLEVICGDHSEVSKGEYLCELAKYWSKEPTFVHKDIRGFIANRLMYAMYREACHLVEEGYASVEDVDRACRNNTGYWMTLAGVFRWMDLTGVQAYHAVMKDLLPDLHADPSIPTLIDDIVKSGGKGVANGHGFYTYTPEEARLWEETYKEFSFEIRKLALKYPEDVVKRKLKS from the coding sequence ATGGAAAAAGCACTGATTGATATAGATAAGATTGTAGTGGGTGTAGTCGGAATTGGGTTGATGGGCTCCAGCATTTGTACTTGTATGTTGATAGCAGGGCATCCCGTGATCGGCCTCGCTCCTATACCGGTAGACCTTGAGGCAGTAAAACTCAGGATTTGTAATGATCTGGATGAAGCCAGGCGGGAAGGAATCATTACCCAGCCAACTCAATATTATCTCGACCATCTATTATTGACAGAAAACTACGAAGACCTTGCCCCGTGCTCCCTCGTCGTTGAATGCACCCTGGAAGATCTGAATATCAAATCAGGTGTATATCAAAAAATCGAAGCAGTGATCGCAGAAGATGCTATACTTACCAGCAATACTTCTGCCATCCCCATCACTTTATTGCAACAATCGGTGAAGCATCCTGGTCGCTTTTTTGGCTTACATTGGACGATACCTGCATTTACTTCCCGGTTTTTGGAGGTTATATGTGGAGATCATAGTGAGGTATCTAAAGGTGAATACTTATGTGAATTGGCCAAGTATTGGAGCAAAGAACCCACTTTCGTGCACAAAGATATCAGGGGATTTATCGCTAATCGACTGATGTATGCGATGTATCGGGAGGCTTGCCATTTGGTAGAGGAAGGATATGCCTCTGTAGAAGATGTAGATCGTGCTTGTCGCAACAATACCGGTTATTGGATGACCCTGGCAGGCGTCTTCCGGTGGATGGACCTTACCGGTGTGCAGGCATACCATGCAGTGATGAAAGATCTTTTGCCAGACCTCCATGCAGACCCCAGTATCCCCACTTTAATAGATGATATCGTCAAATCCGGAGGCAAAGGCGTGGCTAATGGTCATGGATTTTATACTTATACTCCTGAAGAAGCCAGACTATGGGAAGAAACCTATAAAGAATTTAGTTTTGAAATCAGGAAGTTGGCATTGAAATATCCGGAAGATGTGGTGAAGAGGAAGTTGAAGAGTTGA
- a CDS encoding caspase family protein: MAKDRAIGGIPGSPVQEIKRGNNYLFAIGINGYQHFPRLTNARKDIEDITKVLVDQYSFEQAHVQVILDEQASRENIVDHLNALREIIQPQDRLLIYYSGHGYSDNERGYWIPVDAEHDHISSFVSNADILDIIKLIRARHILLISDSCFSGSLLHRDVASGISKKAIEAWDKDPSRYAFISGKGVVSDGNAGENSPFASGIIRHLQDNEADAINIVRLADQVTQEISFNYPQQADISPLYGAGHKGGQYIFFKKGKENLVYKPNESDQESLPTPEDAPKNADVEKQRNGKNSKISHDGNIVVDIDHGNVTVNSKRDNIQPSSITNQTADKIYNIDKIDNADFS; encoded by the coding sequence ATGGCAAAAGATCGTGCGATTGGTGGGATACCAGGTAGTCCTGTACAGGAAATCAAACGAGGCAACAACTATCTGTTTGCTATTGGTATCAATGGTTATCAACATTTCCCCCGACTCACCAATGCCAGAAAAGACATTGAGGACATCACCAAAGTACTCGTCGATCAATATTCGTTTGAGCAGGCTCATGTGCAGGTCATTTTGGACGAGCAAGCCAGTCGTGAAAACATTGTAGACCACTTGAATGCTTTAAGAGAAATAATACAACCCCAGGATCGGCTGCTGATCTATTACTCTGGTCATGGATATTCAGATAATGAAAGGGGATATTGGATCCCGGTCGATGCAGAGCATGACCATATATCCAGCTTTGTATCCAACGCGGATATCCTGGATATCATCAAATTGATAAGAGCCCGGCACATTCTTTTGATCTCTGATAGTTGTTTTTCAGGATCCCTGCTTCACCGCGATGTTGCTTCCGGTATTTCGAAGAAAGCTATAGAGGCCTGGGACAAGGATCCATCGCGGTATGCCTTTATCTCGGGCAAAGGGGTAGTCAGTGATGGAAACGCAGGTGAAAATAGCCCTTTTGCCAGTGGTATCATCAGGCATTTGCAAGACAATGAGGCCGATGCGATCAATATCGTGAGACTGGCTGATCAGGTGACCCAGGAGATCAGTTTTAATTATCCTCAGCAGGCGGACATCAGTCCTCTGTATGGTGCCGGTCACAAAGGTGGGCAATATATTTTTTTTAAAAAGGGAAAGGAAAACCTGGTGTACAAACCAAATGAAAGTGACCAAGAATCCTTGCCAACACCAGAGGATGCACCCAAAAATGCCGATGTCGAAAAACAAAGAAATGGGAAAAACTCAAAAATATCCCATGATGGTAATATTGTGGTCGATATAGATCATGGAAATGTCACTGTGAACAGCAAAAGAGATAACATACAACCAAGCAGCATAACCAATCAAACTGCTGATAAAATATATAATATCGATAAAATAGATAATGCTGATTTTTCCTAA
- a CDS encoding ATP-binding protein, producing the protein MSLQESPFKFLDSYQQADHEVFFGREKETKDLYNAMSGVKVLLVYGPSGSGKTSLIECGLRNQFSDADWYALTIRRGSDINASVFSFINRALSQKIDINPVTKMPVDIKMEFSQAVEKLFSERYQPIYLLFDQFEELLISGDTEEKKKFFTLLNKLILNKVPCRVIIIMREEFIGHLSEFESLCPSIFQHRFRVEKMGRNNVKDVLDHILAAPAYQQYFKVEESQVFAESILSKLPDKSKQIELAHVQVYLRELWDRAQSNKKNVSDIPVLNKSLIYDDDNLESVLESFLKKQIQQLEGNYGARVPLEVLAAMITDRSTKLQISADSLIKDLEHKKVISEKPILDLLNDLEQRRIIRTIKVGDETQYEISHDVLALVVGQNRTDEMKMREKAGDIYKVYSERKGLFTQDDIDYLRPFMPSLAYPSDLQIRIDQSISTIKKGREEQLLKTRKRLRVVYSLLGGAIIAFISAGYFGYQADSAKKGMKEQLEKNEEFLAKSVGKKFQGGIIFYSDSSRTHGLVAAYSDFDSTYNWKAAMKICEDYVFIEDGVEYRDWFLPSKDTLGMLRVFRDEVGGFSEAVYWSSSLDQFKNAFELNFEDGFPLRREDSVLRKVRAVHSF; encoded by the coding sequence ATGAGTCTACAGGAATCACCTTTTAAATTTCTGGATTCTTATCAACAGGCTGATCATGAGGTTTTTTTTGGCAGGGAGAAAGAAACAAAAGATCTCTACAATGCAATGAGCGGTGTCAAAGTGCTTTTGGTCTATGGTCCTTCCGGCTCAGGAAAGACCAGCCTGATAGAATGCGGCTTGCGCAATCAGTTTTCTGATGCAGACTGGTATGCGCTCACTATTCGCAGAGGGTCTGATATCAATGCATCCGTTTTTTCATTTATCAATAGGGCACTGAGTCAAAAAATAGATATCAATCCGGTCACTAAAATGCCGGTAGATATTAAAATGGAATTCAGCCAGGCTGTAGAAAAATTATTTTCAGAAAGGTATCAGCCTATTTATTTATTATTTGATCAGTTTGAAGAATTATTGATTTCAGGAGACACTGAAGAAAAGAAAAAGTTTTTTACCCTACTAAATAAATTAATCCTGAATAAAGTACCCTGTAGAGTAATCATCATCATGCGGGAAGAATTTATAGGGCATCTTTCCGAGTTTGAATCGCTCTGTCCCAGTATATTTCAGCATCGCTTCAGGGTAGAAAAAATGGGGCGTAATAATGTAAAAGATGTGCTCGATCACATCCTTGCAGCTCCTGCATATCAACAATATTTTAAAGTAGAAGAAAGTCAGGTCTTTGCCGAAAGCATCCTCTCAAAACTACCGGATAAGAGCAAACAAATCGAGCTAGCACATGTACAGGTCTATTTAAGAGAACTATGGGATCGCGCTCAATCAAATAAAAAGAATGTATCAGATATACCTGTATTGAATAAGAGCCTGATCTATGATGATGATAATCTCGAAAGTGTCTTAGAGAGCTTTTTGAAAAAACAAATCCAGCAACTGGAAGGCAACTATGGAGCAAGAGTACCTCTCGAAGTATTAGCCGCTATGATCACGGATCGATCTACTAAATTACAGATCAGCGCCGATAGTTTGATAAAAGACCTGGAACATAAAAAAGTAATCAGTGAAAAACCAATACTGGATCTGTTGAACGATCTGGAGCAACGACGCATCATCAGGACGATCAAAGTCGGTGATGAAACGCAGTATGAGATCAGTCATGATGTATTGGCACTCGTAGTGGGTCAAAACAGGACGGATGAGATGAAGATGAGAGAGAAAGCAGGAGATATCTATAAAGTGTATAGTGAAAGAAAAGGCTTGTTTACGCAAGATGATATTGATTACTTAAGACCTTTCATGCCAAGTCTTGCATATCCAAGCGATTTGCAAATAAGGATCGATCAAAGCATCAGTACTATTAAAAAAGGTAGAGAAGAACAACTTTTAAAAACGAGGAAAAGACTAAGAGTTGTGTATAGCCTTTTAGGTGGAGCAATTATAGCTTTTATTTCTGCTGGGTATTTTGGATATCAAGCTGATAGCGCAAAAAAAGGTATGAAAGAACAATTAGAGAAAAATGAGGAATTTCTTGCTAAAAGTGTGGGAAAAAAATTTCAAGGCGGTATAATTTTTTATTCTGATTCTTCAAGAACTCATGGTCTTGTTGCTGCTTATTCAGATTTTGATTCTACTTATAACTGGAAAGCAGCTATGAAAATATGTGAGGATTATGTTTTTATTGAAGATGGAGTTGAATATAGGGATTGGTTTTTGCCTTCAAAGGATACATTAGGTATGTTGCGGGTTTTTAGAGATGAAGTGGGAGGCTTCAGCGAAGCTGTGTATTGGAGTTCTTCACTTGATCAATTTAAAAATGCTTTTGAATTGAATTTTGAAGATGGATTTCCGTTAAGAAGAGAGGATTCTGTACTTCGTAAAGTTCGGGCTGTTCACTCATTTTAA